One Nitrospira sp. DNA window includes the following coding sequences:
- a CDS encoding putative membrane protein has translation MEGMVEKKELRNFGLIVGGIFCLIGIWPAIRHGEGLRLWAVVPGALLIPLGLIAPTALAPLFKIWMKVGHVMGWVNTRIILGILYFGLITPMGVVMRLFGWDSMRRAFSPNAESYRVVRHARPRNHMTRQF, from the coding sequence ATGGAAGGAATGGTTGAAAAGAAAGAACTACGCAACTTTGGATTGATCGTCGGTGGGATCTTCTGCCTGATCGGCATCTGGCCGGCGATCAGGCACGGTGAAGGGTTGCGTCTTTGGGCCGTCGTTCCGGGAGCCCTCCTGATTCCCCTGGGACTTATTGCGCCCACCGCTCTCGCCCCTCTCTTCAAAATCTGGATGAAGGTCGGTCATGTCATGGGGTGGGTCAATACCAGGATTATCCTGGGGATCCTCTACTTCGGACTCATCACTCCGATGGGGGTGGTCATGCGGCTGTTCGGCTGGGATTCGATGCGAAGGGCGTTCAGTCCAAATGCCGAGAGTTATCGGGTCGTGCGTCACGCGCGGCCGCGTAACCATATGACGAGGCAATTTTAG
- a CDS encoding Glycosyl transferase, group 2 family has product MWFAEWTFWGALLFIFYAYAGYLLVLLVLSCFRNRTVSAGDIQPTVSFVITAYNEEGRIKEKIENTLQQQYPRERLEMVVASDCSSDRTDEIVRTYASSGVRLIRAPERRGKEAAQKLAVGQTSGEVLVFSDTATTLPPHGIANIVKPFNDPTVGCVSSVDRFIDAEGNLSGEGAYVKYEMLLRRLETKVNTLVGLSGSFFAARRAVCTPWADDLQSDFNTLLNSMRVGLRGVSAPESIGYYKNLTDEKKEYQRKVRTVLRGIAVFMRSLPMLNPFRYGLFAWQLFSHKLCRWLVPFAMIVALVSNVVLATQSMLYQVLLAGQVLFYVMAAIYAWCQWIPKSNLLRLPSFFVLVNLSILDAWMRYLRGDRVFRWEPSKR; this is encoded by the coding sequence ACGGTGTCGGCGGGTGATATCCAACCAACGGTTTCGTTTGTGATTACGGCCTACAACGAAGAAGGGCGTATCAAGGAGAAGATCGAAAATACTCTTCAGCAACAGTATCCCCGCGAACGTCTCGAAATGGTCGTGGCATCCGACTGTTCATCGGATCGGACCGACGAGATCGTGCGTACCTATGCGTCGTCGGGCGTGCGACTCATTCGTGCACCGGAACGACGAGGCAAGGAAGCCGCCCAGAAGCTGGCCGTCGGTCAGACGAGCGGGGAGGTCTTGGTATTCTCGGATACGGCCACCACGTTACCGCCCCACGGCATCGCCAATATCGTGAAGCCGTTCAATGATCCCACCGTCGGCTGCGTGAGCAGCGTGGATCGATTTATCGACGCGGAGGGCAACCTGAGCGGCGAGGGCGCCTACGTCAAGTATGAGATGCTGCTCCGTCGATTGGAAACCAAGGTGAATACGTTGGTCGGCCTCAGCGGGTCGTTTTTTGCCGCGAGAAGAGCGGTCTGTACTCCCTGGGCGGATGATTTACAAAGTGATTTCAATACGCTGTTGAATTCGATGAGAGTCGGTCTTCGCGGTGTCTCCGCTCCGGAAAGTATCGGATACTATAAAAATTTGACGGATGAGAAAAAGGAATACCAGCGCAAGGTCCGGACGGTCCTAAGAGGGATTGCAGTCTTCATGCGAAGTCTGCCAATGTTGAATCCGTTTCGATATGGGCTCTTCGCGTGGCAATTATTCAGTCATAAGTTATGTCGATGGCTCGTTCCTTTTGCCATGATCGTCGCCCTCGTTTCCAACGTGGTGCTGGCGACACAGTCCATGCTGTATCAAGTGCTGTTGGCTGGCCAGGTGCTTTTTTATGTCATGGCGGCGATCTATGCCTGGTGCCAGTGGATACCCAAGAGCAACCTGCTACGGTTGCCCTCGTTTTTTGTGTTGGTCAATCTCTCCATCCTGGATGCCTGGATGCGATATTTGAGAGGAGATCGTGTCTTTCGCTGGGAGCCGTCCAAACGTTGA